The Thermodesulfobacterium sp. TA1 sequence GTTTTCAAATAGTTCTTCAGCAGTTTGGATTTTCTCTTTCATTAAAGCGGTTGGGTCTGGGTCTAAATGTTTAATCAGTCTTAGATTTTTCAACATGGTTTATTCTTTAATTATTTTTAAAGATTTTAATTTAAAAGAAAAAAAATAAAAGATGTTAGATGATGAACCTGGATTATTTGAACAAAAATTTTGAAGATAAGAATTAAACAAGGTTTTAAGGTTTTAAACTTTTGTCAAAAAGAAGAAGATAAATTAGTTTAAAACCATGTCGAAAACTTTTTTGGTTTTCGACATGGTTTTAAACTAAACTTTAAAGTGTTTTTAAACATATAAATTAACCGGAAAAGACAAAGGTCGTCAAAATAATAGCCCCAATATTTGCTTATTTAGAATTGCGTTAATTTATTAATAAACTATAATAATAATTTATGGAATATCTTTGGTTGGTTTTGTTTTTCTTGGGGGTAGTTGTGGTCTTAGGGATTTTTTATTTTAAGGTAAGGGCTTATGTAGACGAGAAATTTTCTTTTTTTCAACAAAAAATAGAAAGCCTGGCAGAACCTTTATTTTCAGTTAAAGAAAGGATGTCTGACCTTCAGGAAATCAAACGAGACCTAACCAAGCTCTATCTGGCAGAAGAGGTGCTTAAAGGAGTAAGTGAGGATGTAGCTAAGCTTAACGCTATTTTTTTAAGTAGAAAGTCAGGAAAAGGTGGTGAAAAAGCAGTAGAAGAGATTTTAAGTCTTTTGCCCCCAAACCTTCTTGTAAGAAACCTTAAGATGGGCTCATCAGAGGTAGAATTTGCCTTTGCTTTAAAAAATGGAAAGTATCTACCCATAGATTCAAAGGTTGTCTCCCCAGAGATTCTTAGCAAAGAAAAACTTTCAGAGGAAGAGATAAAAGACCTTATAAAAAAGATTAAAAAAAGAGCTAAAGAGATAGTGGTTTATACCAAAGACGAAAAATCTGTAGGTTTTGCTGTTATGACCTTTCCTGACAGAATTTATGA is a genomic window containing:
- the rmuC gene encoding DNA recombination protein RmuC; this encodes MEYLWLVLFFLGVVVVLGIFYFKVRAYVDEKFSFFQQKIESLAEPLFSVKERMSDLQEIKRDLTKLYLAEEVLKGVSEDVAKLNAIFLSRKSGKGGEKAVEEILSLLPPNLLVRNLKMGSSEVEFAFALKNGKYLPIDSKVVSPEILSKEKLSEEEIKDLIKKIKKRAKEIVVYTKDEKSVGFAVMTFPDRIYDFVKTKLLEELEKDKIILVPYGLLLSFLMFVFFFWERFGQVVEASDFAEVLVKLEKGFYEMEKDLEQLFKEIRSVENLFSRVRNNLILLKRDIERIKEKTG